The stretch of DNA ATTCGTCTCTGACCTGCTACTTCCTCGTTAGTGCTAGTATCTTATTATTGCTCACTTGTTCCATCAGTATTGGTAATCAAATCTTGCTACACTTTATTGATGTGATTACTACACAGTTTTCTTAGTTTAGTACGATGAGGTCTCcttttattttcctatttttgTTGTCTATTTCTTATATGAGTATTGATTCATCTTTCCATTGGAATCTGTACTCATGATTTAGGatcccaggcatgtttgcatatctaaCATCTGTCTATCTGTTTGTGTGCATCATAcacaaaaaggagatatctttgaatgctctcaccacagaggaattacgcttctaaatgcagcgtataaagtATTTTCCACAtgtatgtcaccgtatggcaccatatgcagaacggatagcaGGAAAATATGACTGGTTTAAGAGGTGGTCAATCGACAATTCATTAGATTGCAACcctaaaacaaattttggaaaaaatactggaatatggcattgatacttatcacatatttatagactacaaagcagcctacgactctgtgaatagaagagaaatgttcaaagcaatgaaagaggtagaaataccaaatcagttggtaaatttaacaaaactaactcttgaaaaagttgaatgtagaatacgaattcaggggaaactgtctgaaccttttaaaacaaataacgggctgcgccagggtgaccctctctcctgtataatTTGGCTTTGTAAAAAGTAGTACTATGTCAAAAattacaaccactggttcaatatataataaatcagtgcaaatcctggtctatgctgatgatatcaatattgttggaggaacggaaaacgctgtacgagaggcgtatgtagcattaaaagagtcagctacaaaaatgggtttaataataatcACCAACAAAACGAACTATATGAAAATAAGTACGCAACCAGAAattctacgaccacttgttattgATAAGGACGTCAtagaagcagtgaacgaatttgtatacctgggagcgctccttaacactgaaaataatactaccgcagaatttgcacggccaacagatgccattttgggctcaatctccttcataaatttacaattatatcgagaaatacaaaaataaaactctacaaaacaataatacgcccagtcctaacatatggtttagagacctagactctaacaaaaaataacgaaaacatgttaggatgtttcgaaagaaaagtaccaaggctaatctataaagcagtgaatggcaatggagtgtggagaaggcgatacatattaaaataggacgtctgaggtgcaTAGAGCGTGAAATggggatggaacaaaatgacccatcTAGAAAAACGCTCTTTtcgtcagagaagaagaggaagacccagaacaagaatgtaaagccagaatgatgatgatgagtgatatcatctctgttttttgtttctctgcAAGTTTTTTTATCCAGAAGTGCGTTTTCCTTAGAGCAGTAGTTTTGGGATGAATCATAGTGACTGAATGTTTTCCTTTTTGATATATAGGTTTTGGTTTAAATCATACTTTAAATAGTTCTTAGTTTGGTTTGCTTCTCTTTAGAGTTAAGTTACATAACATAACCTATATCCTTCTTTCTAATCATCAGATCCAGAAAAGCTAATGAGTTTTTGTGATCCTTTTCCATCGtgaatttgattgattcttcttTACAGTTGATATTTATTAAGAATTTCtgtaaagattttaaaaaagttgattTCAAGGTGGTCAAGTGTTGAGTTAAAAGTTTAAACGTTATAATATTAGATTTTGAATATATGTTCGCTTGATCTTTTCCTGTTCTTTTCGATCAAATAGCCATATCTGGAGCTATTACACAGGGAATGCTCCGAAAGGCACTTTAGTTACTAATTTGATTTAAGGAATGTTGAACAAAAGGATTTTACTTAATGATCTTCATTTCACCTTTTTAATAAACCTTGCTCGTTGAGGGCTCAGGAAGTCAAATACATTTTGCGCTGTGGCTATACGCGCACAAGCGTTAGACACAACTTTTCAATTTATAGTTACAGTTCCTTAAAATTATACCTACACAAAACTTCTTGTATTAATATTGTACATAATCATATCATGTAAGTTTTTGTTATACCATTTTCTTATAACATTTTATGTTATATAAAATCTAAAACAAACTTAATATCCGCCGTCTATGAAATATTGAATAAACCAGTACTCGTTGCAAACTTCACCGTGGTTCATCTCAGCACGGATTGACGGATTATAAcctatattttttctaataaagtCAGAAAGTTGTTTATTGACAAATTGACAAGTGCcagaaatataaacaaaaataatcagGAATATCACTTCTCTAGTTTTTTTGCCtttaaaaaattgaatatttcttTTACATTTTTGTCATATGGTAAGAGTTCAGTAGACctacaataaaataattagatTTTGGTAATATATATGTAATTTTGGCATTTTAGGGGcctcttccaatttttttttaatttactacaTAATATATTGGCCCTATAGcattataaataatattgaattgGAATCGTCACTTgtgcatattttaaaaaattcaaacccCAGTCTTGAAAATATATGTTATCAAAAAGTTAGACTTTTGTATGAGACTTATAAATCAGGATTGCATAAAATCTCAGAATTGTATTGTATTATTTATCAGGATCATATTACATTTATACATTAGTTCATCATATTTTGTGCTTACTTTGTATGACAATTGTAACTGTAAATGGTTATCTACAGTTTCCCATGCTTTATCTTTTTGCTCATATGTTTAAGACAAGTTTTActcatttacaatattttttaatatccttGAATTATTCATTATATTTGTCcaaatttcattttactatttaaATTACAGATCTTACCATTTTTAGGTTTTATTTTACAATCATGGAATTGTATCCACCTGAAACTTTTCATGCTTCAGATAATTTCAATGCCCCTGAATACTTTCGTTCATACAGTGCAATGTGCATGCCAATGCATGAGTcagttgaaaatatttttcatGGCTTAATAGGTGACATAAAACCCAATATGGTTAATTTGGATTATCTTAAAAGTGTATGTAGGTGAGTAACATTTTATTATACATAGTACAGTGAGTGTGATCAGGTCTGCCTCACAAATTTGTTTGAAatgatattttgataaaaaatgttGTCAATTTACATGCCATTATGAAGTTTGGAGCAGTATATAAACTTGTTATAATtcataaaaatctgaaaaactatCCAACAGGGGTAACACTTAGATGAACAATAGGAAACTTTTGAGACAGATTTAGAATGTCTAAGCAAAAACAACTTTTCCATTTTTTGTCTTATGCAAGACATTTGAGTAGATTTTGGTCACAAACGACATCATTTTTGAATACATTATCAGGAAGTGTTCGTTATATTTCCAgctgaaaaaaaatttatttacttaGAGCACAGAGAATACACGAGAGATGTCAAGATGACCATGAATAGGTACAAAGCAGAAGCGTTTGGTAATGTAAACATACACTAAATAGATACTTCTGGAAAGAGTTAAGTAAAGAATTTTTTCAAAAGATATTGCTTTATGAAAATTAAATCTGGCAAAGCTTTTTGAATTGGTATTTGTTTATATATACCTAAGTACCTTGTATTATTTATTGTTAGGGATTTCTGATTTAATATAACCTTCAGAGATTCTTAttcaatttttgtttatattaaggttaattataattgttttgcTACTATGAATTTTTCTAATTTATGTTCACACCATTTGTATATGTGGTGGACTCTAAGTTTAATTTATTGGCTAAGTTACTAGCATTATTAGCAATCGTGATAATAGAGACACTATATATAGTCAAATTGACAGGTTTGGCAGTGATACATTTTTTGTATCTAGTTTACAATGTATTGTAGCTAATTATCAATTATACAATATATTGGGCTACTGCTTGGCTGAACGTAATGGACTTTTTCAAACTGATGAATTAATCTAAGATATGAACCTGCTTTTAAATCTTGTAACCATGTTGTTTAAATATTTCTTAGTTCATCTAAAAAAACTTTCTTTTGGCAATAATATACAGACAAGACTACCCATAGTGCTTATGGGTCTATCACAGACATGTGGTTATATGTTATTCTCTCAGACATACAagtctatataatattttttctcagTTTGTTGCGTTTTCTTAGTGCCCTTTATATAATAGATAGTTCTTAGTGCCCTTTAGATAATTTTTTCCATaccttatatacatatatttaccaTACAACTGCCTGACAACTGAAACATAgttataaaaacatattttttataattaatgttGTGAACTTGATCACATGGTTTTGTCTTTGCCAATATTTGACTTGTGGTTcagtattacaaaaaaaatatcccTAAATAGGGTTAGgtaaaactaattttataataaaatatataaaaaaaaatcacaaagtgATATAACTTAGAACTTGTTTACACAGAAATTGAAGCTTAACAATAAACCAAACAAAGTTATAAAAGAATGTGCTAAACTGGAaaagtatgaaattaaaatagtCACTAATCATCATATATGCATCTTTTGGATCATATCTGGTtctacaattatttttttatagcatAGATAACTTTCGAGTCCCGGACGAGCCTACAAACCTGCCTATATCCGTACCAAAAAATGTATTGACAAAAACAAAACTGGACCCTATCCTGCCAATCACTGATGGAGCAAGACAGTTGAATgttataaaagttaaagaaagtTTCGATAAAAAGTTCAATGCTGTAAGTGTTCTTCTTGGTACGAAGAGGTTTATAAAATCTATAATGGTAAgtgtttttaatttatgtattaCTGTTGGAGTCTGTGGCGGCCATGTTTTTTATTGGAACACTTTATGTGGctttattatttcttatctaTTTGTACTTTTGTAAATGAATGctgtttaatttattgttttttcatattattattcATTAAAAGAGCTGCAGGGAATGTAGAGCCGAAAATTAATGTTGGTAAAGCTAGACACTTAGAAAACTATGGtactttaatattatttattcatgTCTGAACTTTTTTCTAATTCAATTTGAATTTCTTGACCTATTGATGGACTACATTTATTGATGCATCACCAATTAACCGTAAATCATCGAGAATATAGGTTATGGAACACCTAGGGCATGATAGAGGGCGCTGCATATTTCCTCAAGAGGTTTGTACATATAAATCTAAGACTTAACACTAGATACAACCTGAAAATAATCCAGCTAAAATTACCACCAGGGATTATGAAGACGAACATGTTGAAGCATTCCCTGAGGAAATCAAAAGAGCAAAAAGCAGGCACTAGCTTATTAAAATCTAATAATGGAAAATTTGATGATGCATCTACCCCCAAGTAATGCATTCCcgcattattatcattatttcaaACACAAGtcatatttttctctctttttatGTTTATGGAAACTTCATTTTTAGCCACAACCAGATCACATACGTGAAGTCGACGATTTGGTTCCAGGAAGCGAATTTATTTATACCATGATATGGTATAGACCTTTTAGTTTCAACCAAGGCACCCGTAATTCTTCAGAGAAGCTAAGGTTTCAGAACGAGATAGATATATTGGGTAGCAGTTATTTAACTGCAATTGTAGATAAAATAGAGTGCCCTTCGGACTCAATGATCCTGCCTGAAGTTGAAAACACCAAGGTCAACATCCAAAAATTTAAGGATGCAAGGGTTAGTATATAtagtatgtatatatttatagaaATTATGCAATCTTAAATCTTGCCTTATAATAAATAGGatacaaaaaaattgttgaaaatgtatCATTTTTTAGCATTCTCGACGGTAATAGTACTTTTACGATTTCTTGTTTTATTGACAATATAATGTAGATGTGAGTTAATCTTTATCTTAAAACGTACCACAGATGTGAACCAAAAGGATTCAATAAACTAGGGTTCATAATTCAACCGCTTTGAGTACTTTCACATTGATTTTTTCTGTTGACTACCGAAAGGGTATATCTCTTTATCTGAGGCTTTGTTATCTATAATCAATGGCATTCATTATATTTGTGTTACATAGATAGATGTGTAAAATAGAtagaaaaaaatcggttgcctgtaaagtcggttttacgggcgaagattttacgtgacaacgtctttttctcgttagaatatttattgatatgaatattattaaattgcacaataggaacaaggaattgaatgaaaataagaattgcacaaattttaactatagaaatatattttgtttactaaaacattgtacatgtaaacttaaacttaactaatttctatttgagtgattttgttgaggataggacgatgataggagaaatatgaaatgaaaggaagtgtttctgctgtaatgtgtcttgaacgccaagaacgcccgagaaagacagagacacaagcacggaagcacgcaccgattcaacgcgcctaattctctagtgctgcgcgcgcagcggaccgatcatgtttgagtgggagagagacgcaaggcattcgccggtccggcgggcctctccctcgttcggtgactcactgtaacagacgtgagcgggcgttacactttttcatgaatgactccgagccacaacctaatttaagacgttgtcacgtcaaaaactcaA from Diabrotica undecimpunctata isolate CICGRU chromosome 4, icDiaUnde3, whole genome shotgun sequence encodes:
- the Pbp49 gene encoding snRNA-activating protein complex subunit 3 isoform X2, with amino-acid sequence MELYPPETFHASDNFNAPEYFRSYSAMCMPMHESVENIFHGLIGDIKPNMVNLDYLKSVCSIDNFRVPDEPTNLPISVPKNVLTKTKLDPILPITDGARQLNVIKVKESFDKKFNAVSVLLGTKRFIKSIMPQPDHIREVDDLVPGSEFIYTMIWYRPFSFNQGTRNSSEKLRFQNEIDILGSSYLTAIVDKIECPSDSMILPEVENTKVNIQKFKDARRWYPSRTLFIDGVFYNDMRQANAIDLSPKIIKWAADKKVGKFTTAKMEETRFSDLKPRLGYPYVYIHQGDCEHIFVFADARLLQSSDCLVSKTYPKILAFNKDSNNMCSLCLKRVVKWMVKKCDRLPHEKVFLCTDCCDSYLYIDDKKVTDFRLYPMFNQSDD
- the Pbp49 gene encoding snRNA-activating protein complex subunit 3 isoform X1; this encodes MKKTKKLEVEFSHLSAINWFYFTIMELYPPETFHASDNFNAPEYFRSYSAMCMPMHESVENIFHGLIGDIKPNMVNLDYLKSVCSIDNFRVPDEPTNLPISVPKNVLTKTKLDPILPITDGARQLNVIKVKESFDKKFNAVSVLLGTKRFIKSIMPQPDHIREVDDLVPGSEFIYTMIWYRPFSFNQGTRNSSEKLRFQNEIDILGSSYLTAIVDKIECPSDSMILPEVENTKVNIQKFKDARRWYPSRTLFIDGVFYNDMRQANAIDLSPKIIKWAADKKVGKFTTAKMEETRFSDLKPRLGYPYVYIHQGDCEHIFVFADARLLQSSDCLVSKTYPKILAFNKDSNNMCSLCLKRVVKWMVKKCDRLPHEKVFLCTDCCDSYLYIDDKKVTDFRLYPMFNQSDD